Proteins encoded by one window of Glycine soja cultivar W05 chromosome 15, ASM419377v2, whole genome shotgun sequence:
- the LOC114385740 gene encoding ADP,ATP carrier protein 1, chloroplastic-like, with translation MDAVFQTRGLLSLPTNPVNRISLLHPSHGLRHRLFSPKPKNLSGSSLSFNGFPKLSPKANVFAQRDKNKNLFLCRAEAAAAAASFGEPGSEKPKLLGIEVATLKKIVPLGLMFFCILFNYTILRDTKDVLVVTARGSSAEIIPFLKTWVNLPMAIGFMLLYTKLANVLSKQALFYSIILPFIAFFGAFGFVLYPLSNYIHPEAFADKLLNILGPRFLGPLAIMRIWSFCLFYVMAELWGSVVISVLFWGFANQITTVDEAKRFYPLFGLGANVALVFSGRTVKYFSNLRSTLGPGVDGWAISLKAMMSIVVGMGVAICFLYWWVNNYVPLPTRSKKKKEKPKMGTMESIKFLVSSKYIRDLATLVVAYGISINLVEVTWKSKLKAQFPSPNEYSSFMGDFSTATGIATFIMMLLSQFIFDKYGWGVGAKITPTVLLLTGVGFFSLILFGGPIAPVIAKFGMTPLLAAVYVGAMQNIFSKSAKYSLFDPCKEMAYIPLDEDTKVKGKAAIDVVCNPLGKSGGALIQQFMILTFGSLANSTPYLGGVLLVIVLVWLSAAKSLDTQFTALRREEELEKEMERAAAVKIPVVAKDEDENGSLKSVPLLNPTAGDSSSILN, from the exons ATGGACGCTGTTTTTCAAACCAGAGGCCTTCTTTCTCTTCCCACAAACCCCGTTAACAGAATCTCACTCTTGCACCCTTCACATGGTTTAAGGCACAGACTTTTCTCTCCAAAGCCAAAAAACCTTTCTGGGTCTTCTCTTTCCTTTAATGGGTTCCCCAAACTCTCACCAAAAGCCAATGTCTTTGCCCAAagggacaaaaacaaaaacttgttCTTGTGCAGGGCTGAGGCTGCTGCTGCTGCAGCCTCCTTTGGGGAACCAGGAAGTGAGAAGCCAAAGCTTTTGGGTATTGAAGTTGCCACCTTGAAGAAAATCGTGCCTCTGGGATTGATGTTCTTTTGCATCCTCTTCAACTACACCATCTTAAGGGACACAAAAGATGTGTTGGTTGTGACGGCCAGAGGAAGCAGTGCTGAGATCATACCGTTTCTTAAAACCTGGGTGAACCTTCCAATGGCCATTGGGTTCATGTTATTGTACACAAAGTTGGCTAATGTGTTGTCGAAGCAGGCTCTCTTCTACTCTATTATTCTTCCCTTCATTGCATTCTTTGGGGCctttggttttgttttgtaCCCTCTCAGCAACTATATTCACCCTGAGGCTTTTGCGGATAAGCTTCTTAACATCCTTGGCCCGCGGTTCCTTGGCCCTCTTGCAATTATGAGAATATGGAGCTTCTGTTTGTTCTATGTCATGGCTGAATTGTGGGGGAGTGTGGTGATTTCGGTGCTGTTTTGGGGGTTTGCCAATCAG ATAACTACCGTTGATGAAGCAAAAAGATTTTATCCTCTATTTGGACTTGGGGCCAATGTAGCCCTTGTGTTCTCTGGTCGGACAGTGAAATACTTTTCTAATCTGCGGAGTACTTTAGGTCCTGGAGTTGATGGTTGGGCCATCTCTCTAAAAGCAATGATGAGCATAGTTGTGGGCATGGGAGTTGCAATCTGTTTCCTGTATTGGTGGGTGAACAATTATGTTCCTCTTCCTACACGtagcaagaagaagaag GAGAAGCCCAAGATGGGAACAATGGAGAGCATAAAGTTCTTGGTGTCTTCAAAATATATAAGGGATCTTGCCACTTTAGTGGTCGCATATGGAATTAGCATTAATCTTGTTGAGGTTACATGGAAATCAAAGCTCAAAGCTCAG TTTCCTAGCCCCAACGAGTACTCATCTTTTATGGGAGACTTCTCAACTGCAACTGGAATTGCTACATTCATAATGATGCTTCTAAGTCAATTTATATTTGACAAATATGGATGGGGAGTTGGTGCCAAGATCACCCCCACCGTCCTGCTATTGACAGGAGTTGGTTTCTTTTCTCTTATATTATTTGGCGGCCCAATTGCTCCTGTTATTGCAAAGTTTGGAATGACTCCACTGCTAGCTGCTGTATATGTGGGTGCCATGCAGAACATATTCAGCAAGAGTGCTAAGTACAGTTTATTCGATCCGTGCAAGGAAATGGCCTACATACCCTTAGATGAGGATACCAAG GTCAAGGGAAAGGCAGCCATTGATGTTGTGTGCAACCCATTGGGGAAATCTGGAGGAGCTCTGATTCAGCAGTTCATGATCTTAACTTTTGGTTCACTAGCTAACTCAACCCCATACCTAGGAGGGGTCCTTCTGGTGATTGTTCTTGTCTGGTTATCAGCGGCCAAGTCGCTTGATACCCAGTTTACTGCATTGCGCCGAGAAGAAGAACTTGAGAAAGAGATGGAAAGAGCAGCAGCTGTTAAGATACCAGTGGTGGCCAAGGATGAGGATGAAAATGGTTCTCTTAAAAGTGTTCCACTGTTAAATCCAACAGCTGGTGACTCCTCAAGTATATTGAATTGA
- the LOC114385739 gene encoding trichohyalin-like, giving the protein MAEAEDYGFLPEEMAVNENLGYPKAFAKLCRDRGFGPYSHGPPFSFIPYALSEDEAETAKDLDEIFPIIDPKAKATSKPKIFVSVLWKQLRHLGNAGFDPAVIRVDGYGNVLYYHADSASPLAWDVDHWFPCSRGGLTVLSNLRLLQRQACKRKKNKLEFLVPWWDFQLGISVNQFLSVFASSNSDFRHRAFSFLFYEGENQELNASQIVDSHSFPQHFLALKEEVGLAPASIVESRREPCDALALRQLDYNKKPMPMSPAIVAARKRNGSLLKENEDPDFVKNPYQAIVMARDSLKQREETTKKQAEIQKLDDEVNEMKLKNEEEKLTIQDLEMALIKRRRKAEKCRRLAEAQSSYRTMLEKMIRDTMHQSVIYKEQVRLNQAASNALMARLEAQRAICDAAEKDLHKKYKQRDDIEKQIRPEWEQGRKRSRIDDATYEERDSKPALYLPGPRPRTPLRKELRVFLEEEQRSSEVDLSANEEQKREEKVEQKREEKVEQKQEEKVEKLKMPANNDPEEKLEEHTRSSVALDEENSIEQRLQKLKISEGKRSYGISFSGLHKTEIEEDEETRKQRGKGNVEKWLQMLLENGQQQEGTDPQETSENASCGTEEKIIQQLNQKFPQKELKISKVSDSDYKEKQLQLLQDRNGWTEKEDRIENEARNIIPTGYKNYSGEACIGEGNCTPNVEGMERKEQHKKEKRLPRSESARSLRRIPSSPSLLLGIKKGVDYIWKKPTASDDADLAASNSFLRSSIKTIKKGVKL; this is encoded by the exons ATGGCAGAAGCTGAAGATTATGGGTTCCTCCCAGAGGAAATGGCGGTGAATGAAAACCTTGGCTACCCTAAAGCTTTCGCTAAACTCTGCCGTGACCGCGGTTTCGGTCCCTACAGCCATGGCCCTCCCTTTTCCTTCATCCCTTATGCTTTGTCAGAAGATGAG GCTGAGACAGCCAAAGATTTGGATGAGATATTTCCGATTATTGATCCGAAAGCTAAGGCGACCAGCAAGCCGAAAATCTTTGTCAGTGTCTTGTGGAAGCAGCTCCGCCATCTTGG GAATGCTGGCTTTGACCCTGCAGTGATTCGGGTGGATGGTTATGGCAATGTGCTCTATTATCATGCTGACTCAGCCTCTCCTCTGGCTTGGGATGTTGATCACTGGTTTCCTTGTTCAa GGGGAGGTTTGACTGTTCTTAGCAATCTAAGGTTATTACAGCGGCAAGCCTGTAAGAGGAAGAAAAACAAGCTGGAATTCTTGGTGCCATGGTGGGATTTCCAATTGGGGATCTCTGTGAACCAGTTCCTGTCTGTTTTTGCTTCTTCAAACTCTGACTTCAg GCACAGAgccttttcatttttgttctatGAAGGAGAAAATCAAGAATTGAATGCTTCACAAATAGTGGATTCTCATTCTTTTCCACAACACTTTCTCGCGCTAAAAGAAGAGGTAGGCCTGGCTCCTGCTTCAATTGTTGAATCTCGAAGGGAACCTTGCGATGCATTAGCTTTGAGACAACTTGATTACAATAAGAAGCCAATGCCCATGTCTCCTGCAATAG TAGCTGCAAGGAAAAGGAATGGCAGTCTcctgaaagaaaatgaagatcCAGACTTTGTGAAAAACCCCTACCAAGCAATTGTCATGGCTAGAGATTCCCTGAAGCAAAGAGAGGAAACTACAAAAAAGCAAGCTGAAATACAGAAGCTAGATGATGAAGTGAATGAAATGAAGCTCaaaaatgaggaagaaaaactcaCTATTCAAGACCTGGAAATGGCACTTATAAAACGTAGGAGGAAGGCAGAAAAGTGCAGACGGTTAGCTGAGGCTCAATCTTCTTACAGGACTATGCTAGAGAAGATGATCAGAGACACTATGCACCA GAGTGTCATTTATAAGGAACAGGTAAGGTTGAACCAGGCTGCAAGTAATGCACTAATGGCTAGACTTGAAGCACAGAGGGCAATTTGTGATGCTGCAGAGAAAGATCTTCACAAGAAATACAAACAAAGAGATGACATAGagaaacagattagacctgaatGGGAGCAAGGAAGGAAGAGGTCAAGAATAGATGATGCCACCTATGAAGAGAGAGACAGTAAACCTGCTCTTTATTTGCCTGGGCCAAGACCAAGAACACCTTTGCGCAAGGAGCTCAGAGTGTTTTTAGAGGAGGAACAAAGGTCATCCGAAGTTGACTTATCTGCAAACGAAGAGCAAAAGAGGGAAGAAAAAGTAGAGCAAAAGCGGGAAGAAAAAGTAGAGCAAAAGCAGGAAGAAAAAGTAGAGAAGCTGAAAATGCCAGCTAATAATGACCCAGAAGAGAAGCTTGAGGAGCATACCAGATCAAGTGTTGCATTGGATGAAGAAAACTCAATTGAGCAAAGACTTCAGAAGCTCAAAATCAGCGAAGGCAAGAGGAGTTATGGCATTTCATTCTCAGGTCTTCATAAGACAGAAattgaggaagatgaagaaaccAGAAAGCAACGTGGAAAAGGGAATGTCGAGAAGTGGCTTCAAATGCTTTTAGAGAATGGTCAACAACAAGAaggaactgatccacaagaaacAAGTGAAAATGCTTCTTGTGGcactgaagaaaaaataatccaaCAACTGAATCAGAAGTTCCCACAAAAGGAGTTGAAGATCTCAAAAGTTTCAGATTCTGATTATAAAGAGAAGCAGCTGCAACTTCTTCAAGACAGGAACGGATGGACAGAGAAAGAGGATAGAATAGAAAACGAAGCTAGAAATATTATTCCAACAGGATACAAAAATTACTCTGGAGAAGCTTGCATAGGTGAAGGAAATTGCACTCCTAATGTTGAAGGGATGGAAAGAAAGGAAcaacataaaaaggaaaaaagacttCCTAGATCAGAGAGTGCTAGGAGCTTGAGACGAATTCCATCATCTCCATCTTTGCTTCTTGGGATCAAAAAAGGTGTGGACTACATTTGGAAGAAGCCAACGGCAAGTGATGATGCCGATCTTGCAGCATCAAACAGTTTCTTGAGGTCATCCATCAAGACAATCAAGAAAGGTGTGAAATTATGA